Genomic window (Fretibacterium sp. OH1220_COT-178):
GCGTTCCCTTGCCCACGCCGCTGGGACCGGAGAGCACGAACAGCCTTCCTCTGTGTCTCATAGACCATGACCTTCCATTCCGTCACTCCACGTTCTGAATCTGCTCGCGGATCCTTTCGAGGCAGGATTTTGCCTCGACGACCCCCCACCGAAACTCCGCGTCGCCGACCTTGGAGCCCATCGTGTTGACCTCTCGGTTCATCTCCTGAATCAAAAAGTCCAGCTTGCGCCCCTCGGAGATGTTGCCGTTGGCCGTCTGCCTGAATTTGGAGATATGGGCGGCCAATCGGGCCAGCTCCTCCGTAACGTCCCAACGGTCGGACAGAAGGGAGACCTCCTGGGCAACACGGGACTCGTCCAGATCGAGGCCAAAACGCTCCGTCACCTTTTCGATCCGTGTCCTGAGGTTCTCCAGAGCTTCGGCGGAGGAGCTCTTCCATCGCTCGGCCAGAAGCGCCGTCACCCCTTCGAAGTTCCTCAGGTCCTCCTCGACCACCGCCAGCAGCTTCGATCCCTCGGAGCGCTTCATCTCCATGAGCGACAGTACGGCCTCCTTCAGCAGGCCGTCCCATACCTCGGGGTCTAGATCGGCCCCCTCCGCAAAGCGGGGGGTATCACAGATCCCCGGCAGGGAAAGGAATGCGGTCAGGCCGGATGGAGCTTCGAGTCCGCGCTCCTTGGACAGGGCTTCGATCCTCTCGAAACAGAACAGAAGCGCCTCCTCGTCCAGAACCGGATTCTTGGCCCCCGGATTCCAGGCTATCTCCGCAGAGAGGCGAACCTTCCCCCGTCTCACGAGAGAGCGCAGGGAGGAAAGCATGCGGCTCTCCAAGGATGCGAGTTCGCGGGGCAGACGTACCGAAAAATCCTGATAGCGATGGTTGACCGACGTCAACTCGAAGGTCACGGCCCCCCAGGAAAATTCCCGGGTCGCACGGCCGAACCCCGTCATACTTAAAAACATTCCAGCCTCCTCAATCGATCTATCCCGGACGGAGTGCCCAACACCAAAATTCCGTCCCCGTCTTGCGCCTCCGCGCAAGCCAAGGCCGGCCCAATATTCCGGAGTTCCGTGTCGCCCGCTCCCTGCTCCGCCCTGAAGGGAGCTCAAAATCCTCGTATCAGCGCTCGGGAAAGGTCAGCGCATCGAACGAGGCCGGACGGGTAAACCACTCGTTGCGAGAGGCCAGCATCCGCTCCACGGACTTCAGGAGCTCCCGCAGTCCTTCGCCATGAAGAGCGCTCACTCCGGCAACATCCTCGCCCTTGGCCCTCAGCCACAGGGCAAGGGATTCGGCGTCCTCCGGCGAAACGGCGTCCAGCTTGTTGAGGACCAAAATACGAGGTATTGCCTCGCATCCTATATCCGTCAAAGTATCCACGATCACCTCATAGGTCGCCATCGCCTCGGGATCGGAGGCATCCAGCAACATCAACAGGAGCTCCGCCTCGCGGACTTCCTCGAGAGTGGCCCGGAAAGCGGCCACGAGGGCGGGCGGCAGGTTTCGGATAAATCCCACGGTGTCCGAGAACAACACCGCGCCTCCCCCCGGAAGGACGATACGCCGCACCGACGTGTCGAGGGTCGAGAAAAGCCGGTCCTCGGCGAGAATTGAGACATCCCCGGAAAGCGTCCGCAACAACGTCGACTTTCCGCTGTTCGTGTATCCAACCAAGGAGATGGTCGGAATCCCCCGTTTGCGCCGTCGGTCCCGAACGAGCCGGCGCTGCCTCCGGACGTTCTCAAGTTTCCTCGTGATCTCCCGAACCCGCCGTTCCAGCCGACGTCGGTGGCGTTCGAACTCCGTCTCTCCCGGGCCCCGGGTACCGATTCCCGCGCCTGTCCGCGACATCTGGAGCCCCAGCCCTTTGAGATGCGGGATCTCGTAGCGGGTCAGGGCCAACTCGACCTGCAAGCGGGCCTCCGCCGTAACCGCTCGCCGTTCGAAGATCTTCATGATGACGAACGGGCGGTCCCAAACCGTAGCGCCCGTGAGTTTCTCCAGATTGCTCTTCTGGATGGGAGAGAGCCGCTCGTCGACCACGACGTAACGGGCCCCGCGCGCAAGACAAAAGAGACGCACATCCTCCGCCTTTCCCCTGCCGATCAGACAGGCGGGGTCGGGCTTGTCCCGACGCTGCATGACACTTCCCACCGACTCGATGCCCAGGGAAGCCAAAAGCAACCTGAGCTCCTCCAGCAACACCTCGGGGGAATCCTCCCGATCCGGAAGCGAAAGCCCGACCAAAATCGCTCCTGAGCGCAGGGGTCCCTCCCTCCGCTCAGGGCGCCGACGACTCAAGGCTCCTCATTGCGGCCGTCAGCTCTTCCATGATGACGGTCCTCCCGTCCCTGCTCCCGTAGACCTCGGGAGGGAAACGCAGGGGACGCCCGAAGGTCACGGTGATCTTGGCGGGGCGGATGAAATGAAGGCCCGGCGGCATGGCGTCGAAGCTCCCACGAATGTACGTCGGAAGAATCGGGGCCCGTTCGCGCATGGCGATCAGGGCAACTCCCCCTTCCAGGGGCTGAAGCTGCCCATCCAGCGACCGGCCCCCCTCCGGAAAGATCAGGACATCGCTGCCCTCGCGATAAAGCTTCATAAAACCCTTGAGGGCTCCGGCAGCGGAGGCGTTATCGGCTCGAGAGACCGGTACGGCCCCAAGTGCCCGGATGGCGCTCCCCAGAAACCAGGAACGAAAAAGCTCCTCCTTGGCAAAGTAGCGGAGCCGCCTGGGGAAAAACGCCCCAATAACGACAGGATCGAGATTGCTGGCATGATTGCAGGCGACGATCATCCTGTCGTCGGGATCGAGTTCCTCGATCCAATTGACGGAGCAACGATTGTATATCCTCAGCGCGATGCGGAAGGTGTTGCGGACCAACCAGTAAAACCAGGGATTGGGTCTCATGGCGCACCCCTTTTCCTTTCGAGGACGTCTCGAACATGTCGTTCCAGATGCTCCAGAACCTCGTCCTCCGTCATATCGGAGGTGTCGACGAGCACCGCACCTTCCGGACAGCGCAGAGGGGCGATCTCCCGAGAGCTGTCGATACGGTCCCGCTCGCGTATCCGCGACAGAATATCCTCGAAGGACACGGCCTCGCCCCTTCGCTGCAGCTCCAAATAGCGCCGGCGGGCTCGAGCCTCCGGGGAGGCCGTCATGAAAAATTTCAGGGGCGCCTCGGGAAAGACTACGCTTCCCACATCGCGCCCCTCCGCAACCAAGGGACCGTACCGCTCCTGATCTCTCTGTAGGTCCAGCAGGGCCTCTCGCAGACAACCCAACGCCGAGTAGGCCGAGACGATTCCGTCCACGTGAGGAGTCCGTATCGCGTCACTTACATCCTCCCCGTTCACCAGGACCCTCTCGCCCCTCAACTCGACCGAAATCGTTCTCAGCGCCCTCCGAAGTTCTTCCGTTTCCGCGGGGGCAACGCCCCTCCGATCCAGCGAAAGGGCAAGCGCACGATAAATTGCCCCCGTATCGAGATAACGAACATTCAGCCGCCGGGCCAACCGCCGGGCCACGGAACTCTTTCCCGCCCCGGCAGGACCGTCGATCGTCAGGACCCAAGCCACGCCTAAAGGCCCCGCATGTCCGCCATCTCCTGAGCCGCCTTCCCTGCGAAGTCCACGAGATCGGACATCAGGGACTCGAAATTGGAGACCCCCAGCCGCTCCAACGGCTCGGGGAACATGTAGGTCTGGAGACCATCCGCCCCCAAACCGATCCCCAACATAAGGCACATCGCGTTGGCCACACTGACGACATCCAAAAGCGGCTGATACTGCGCGTGCTCCTCCGGAAGCTCGTTTGGCTTGTGATGATAGGCGACGGCATGCTGATAGCCCTCGGGAAGATCCCACCGCTCCACCAGAATCGCACCCACCATCGCGTGGTCGAAGCCCAAAACGCGGAACTCGGCCTCCGTGAACGGCAACTGTTCCTCCTCCACCATCTTGACGATGATTCCGTATCCGAAACGTACGTAGTCGTTCAGGACGACCTTTCCGATATCGTGGAGGAGCCCGCCGACATAGGCCTCCTCGGGAGGCACCTTTCCGGTGGTCTGCGCGATGTAGCGGGATGCGTAGGCCACGGTCAGAGAGTGGCGCCACAGCTCCCCTCGATCCAGTGCATACCCGGAAAGCCCCTTGTCCATAACGGAATAGACCGTAGCCGCCAGGACGATATTGCTGACGTTTTTATACCCAAGGAGGGATATTGCCTCGGAGATGTTCGATATGTTGCGCGTCATTCCGTATGCGGCGGAATTTGCCAGCTTCAGAATCCGCAGAACCAAACCCTCGTCTCTGGACAGGCTTTGAGCGACATCCGAAGCGCTGCTTGTAGGGTCGTTGAGCTTGCGCAGCGTCTCCACCACAAACTGAGGGAAGGATTTTATCTCCTTCATTTTGTTGATGATGCGTGTCTTGATCAGTTCCCTTGAACGCTCGTCGATTTCACTCACGGACATGTCCTCCTTGCGTGAGGGCTATACTGCGCCACCTTCGAATATTTTAGTGTAGAGTTCGGAAAAAGACAATTCTATGAACTCGCCGGCTCGAAGATTTCTCAGAAACATGGCTCCGATGCTGCGCCGTATCAGAGTTTTTACCGAAAAGCCGGCCAGGTTGGCCATCGTGCGGATCTCTCGCTTGAGCCCCTCGCCGATGACGATCTCGATCCACCGTCCCCGAGGTTCTCTCTCCATCAAGGAGAGGGCTATGGGACGGATGTGGCGCCCCTCGATCTCGAATCCCCCCCGCCATCGCTCCAGCTGCCGTTCGTTGATCTCGATATTGAGCAGGGCCTCGTAGCCCTTACGGATATTCTTGGAGGGATGAAGGACGCTCTGAACGAGCATCCCGTCGTTCGTCAGGATCAAGAGCCCTTCGCTCTCCCGATCGAGCCGGCCCGCGGGATAGACGCGCTCCCGACGCAGGCGATCCGGGAGAAGGTCCACCACTACGGGATCGTATTTGTCCGTCACCGCACAGACCACCCCCACGGGCTTGTTCATAGCCACATAGACCGGAACGGAGAGGGCCAGCTTCCGGTCGTCGCAACGCACATCGTCCCTCTCCGGGTCGACCGCAAAGTAAGGAGCCAGAATAATTTTTCCATTGACCCGAACCCGGCCCGCGAGGATCACGGCCTCGGCCTTGCGCCGTGACGCAACGCCGCAGGCCGCCAAAAAAGCGTTAAGGCGCATCCGTCATCTCCCCATACTCGGCCGGCTCCGAGGAACTTTCCTCCCCGGAGCCGGTGAGATCGTCCAGAGGGTCGGCCCCGAGCTCTCCCAATTCCTCCAGGCTCGGCAGGTCCGCGATAGCCTCGAGTCCGAAGATCTCCAGAAAGCGCGGCGTCGTGCGATAGAGCAGAGGCGATCCGCTGGCCTTCTTGCGCCCGGCGATGCGTATCAATCCGTGACTCAAGAGGGTTTCGATAACCCGCTCGGAACGGACTCCGCGCAACTCCTCCACCTCGGCCCTCGTGACGGGCTGGTTGTAGGCGATCACGGCCAGAGTCTCGACCGCGGCCCGGCTCAGCCTTACGCGGCCCTTTCGGGCGGAATCCCTGAAGAGGGCGAGCACCTCGGCAAAGTGGGGGTTGGTCTCCAGAACCCACCCTCCGGCGACGGAGCGAACCACCAACCCGTGCGAGTTGCCCAAGTGATCCGACAGCTCCGACAACGCGGAGGAGACCTCCCCTGCCGACACCCCGAGGACGGTCCTCATCTCCCCTTCCGGGACGGGCGAAGAGGCGAGAAAGAGCAAAGCCTCGATCTGGGCTGCCAGCACGGACAGGCGAGAAGCTTGGCCGTCCGCCCCTTCAATTTTTTGCAAGGATCTTGACATCGGAAAAAAGATTCTCCTGCTCTATGCTGATCTTTCCCATACGACACATCTCAAGGAGAGCAAGCAACGTAACCACCAGCAATTTGACGGATCCTGCGGCCCCGCACAAAAGACGAAGCGACAGGACGGATTCTTGGGTCAGCCGTTCCTCCAGTTCCTCGATTCGGCTCTGAATCTGGGATTCCTCAGGCAGAGCCTCGGGGACCCCATCCCAATCCACGGCGTCGGCCTCCTCCCACAGCCTTGACCTTTCCTGTCTGTGGGTCCGCGTATACCGTTCGAAGAGTCCCCACCAGATTCGGGACAAAATGTAGAGGTCCCCGATATCGTATTCCAGCTCTCCGGCCGCGGGAACGTCGGAGTCCTCGACGATGCGCCGAAATCGGCGCAGTTCCGCCTCACGCCGATCCCAAAGCCATCGTGCCGCTTCCCTGTAGGGGCGGTAGCGCGCCAAGGTCTCGAGAAGGGCCTCCTCGTCGAGACCGGAATCCTCGTCGTCCGGGCTCGTCTCCTCGGAGAGGTCCGGTAGAAGCGAGCGGGTCTTCTCCAGCAGGAGCCCCGCCACCATAAAGAAGAACTCGGCGATCGTTTCGACCGAGGCGGAGCGCGTGCGGGCCAAGTAAGCGCCGTAAATACGGACGAGGTGGGCCACCTTGATGCGGGATGCCTGCATCTGCCGGCTCTCCACCAGATGACAGAGCAGATCGAGCGGACCGGAAAACCCTTCTATGGAGACCTCAAAGGTCTCTCGCCGCGCACTGCCTTCCAAATCCCGGGGAGCCCCCTATCGGGAGAAAGCCGGCAGAAGTCCCATGGCCGGATAGAGGCTGTCCATGGTCTCCTGCGCCGCAGCCCGCGCCCGCTCCGCCCCATGGGCCAGTATGTCGTCCAGAAGCTTCCGGTCGTTTGCGTATCGGGACCGCCGGTCGTGGATCGGCGCCATCATCGCCTGGATATGAGCATTGAGCCTTTTTTTACAGTCCACGCACCCGATCCCCGCGGAGCGGCAGCCTACCGCGATCTCCTCGCGCTCACTCATATCGGGGTTGAACACCTTATGGAGGTCCCAAACCGGGCACTTGTCGGGATCGCCCGGGTCCGTCTTCTTAATGCGGGCCGGGTCGGTGATCATGACGCGCAGCTTGTTCCACATCGACTCGGGGGACTCCGAGATATGCAGGGCGTTGCCGTACGACTTGCTCATCTTGCGTCCGTCGGTCCCGGGAACCTTGGGCGTCTCGGTCAGCAAAGCCTGAGGCTCGACGAGGAGTCCCTCGCCAAAAAAGTGGTTGAAGCGCCGTGCGATCTCCCGGCTCAGTTCCAGGTGCGCACTCTGGTCCTCTCCCACCGGAACGCGGTTCGCCCTGTAGAGGAGAATGTCGCCCGCCATGAGGACGGGATAGCCCAGAAACGCATAGGTGCTCAGATCCTTGTTCTTGATGTTCTCGATCTGCTCTTTATAGGTCGGGTTGCGGTAGAGCCAACCCAGGGGGGTGATCATGGCGAGGGCCCACCCGAGTTCTGCGTGCTGCGGGACGTGCGATTGAATGAAAATGGCGCACCTCTCGGGGTCGAGGCCGACGGCCAGCCAGTCCAGCAGGGTGTCGTAACAGAACTGAGCGGTGTTGGCGGACTCGGCGTAGTTGGAGGTCAGCGCATGCCAGTCCGCCACAAAATAGTAGCACTCGTACTCGTTCTGAAGCCGTACCCAGTTGTTCAGTGCGCCGGCCATATGCCCCAAATGCAGCGGGCCTGTTGCCCGCATCCCGCTCACGATCCGTCCTTTCACCTTTGACCAACCCCTTCGTTCTGCAATTCAAAACCCCTCAGTTGATGGATGCGGAGGATGCCCCTAAAGCCGCAGCGGCGACGAAAGCCCTCCCGACTCGATCAGGACCGTCTCCAGCCCTCCCGGTTCCGCGAGACGCCGCGCGAGTTCTCCCAAAGTCGCCCGCTCCATCTCCGCGTGATCGACCACCGCGACGGGCATTCCCCCACGGTCCGCATCCAGCAGGGTATGATATTTCACGTCGGCGGTGACGAAGAGATCGGCGCCGACACTTCTGGCGGCGGTCCAAAATTCCGCCCCCGCCCCCCCGCAAAGCGCCACTCGCAGTATACTACAAGACTTCGGGAGGTAGCCATTGATCCAGGTCAGACCCCAGGCTCTCTTGATTCGAGCAAGAACTTCGGCGGCCGGCAGGGGCTCGGGCAGCGTTCCGCAGACGCCCAGACCGCTCAGGGGATCGAGAACGGAGGTCCCCTTCAGCCCCAACAACCGAGCCAGCTCCCAACTTACGCCCCCCTCCGCAGAGTCCCAGTTGGTATGCGCCGCAAGGACCGCCATCCCACGCTGCACGGCGGTCCGCACGACACGCCCCGGCCCGTGGGAAAGATCCAGGCTTTTGATCGGAGCAAAGAACAAAGGGTGATGAGTCAGCAAGGCTTCGCATCCCCGATCCGCAGCTTCGTCCAATGTTTCGGGAAGTGCGTCGAGGGCCACACCAAGCCTTCGGACCTCAAGGTCGGGGTCGCCGATCATCAGCCCGACGTTGTCCCAGTCCGCCGCCAGGGAGAATGGCGCCACCTCTCCGACCCGCTCCAGCAATTCCCGAACCCTCATGCCGTTCCCCTCCAAATCGCGACATAAAAAAAGCTCCCACAAAGTAGGAGCAAAAACGTCTATGGTGGGCCCACCTGGACTTGAACCAGGAACCTTCCGGTTATGAGCCGGTGGCTCTAACCACTTGAGCTATAGGCCCTGAATAATCGACCGCAGCCGAACAAAAACAGTGTGTATTTTAACCTTTATTCGACCCTAATGCAACCGACGGGGCAACCGGTCTCCGCTTCTCTGACGGAAGGGTCCTCGGTCTCCTCCTTCAGGACTTTTGCCGTACCCGATCCCTCGTCCAGGACGAAACACTCCGGACTGATCTGAGTACAGACACCACAACCGATGCACGCCGACCGATCCAAGAATATTTTCATCGTCTTTTCTCTCACCTCCAGCTCAGTCGGCTCAAAAATCTGGCTTATTGTATTATGTGGATGTCCTGTCGTCAAATTTACGGATGGCGGGATACACAAAAGCCCCTAAATAAATCTGGAGTCATTCCTGTTGGACAAGATTTGCTGCCCTTTTCGTTCGGGAAAAAATCTTTTGGGCTATAATAGCCTTGGTACTGCTTTTCGAAATCAAGAGGGAACAGAAAACAGGGGCGCTTCAGAAGAACGGGATCTGGACGGGATTCAGGTCCGTCCCGGAAGATTGGGGCGGGTATGTTTTTTGTCGCTTGTTGTCGCAGCAGGTTTGCAGCTGGAAAAGAATCTTTTTCGGGATCCCCGGCATTCTGCCCCGTAACGCTAAGGAGAAGCCTTGCCATGTCGTCCTTCCAAAAAAACTTAAAGTCGATGATCATCGTGCTGTTTTTGTCCCTCCCCTTCCTCCTCTGCTCGCAGCGTTCGTCAGAAGCGCTTTCTGAGCCGCAACGTCGGACCTTCACGTGTACGAAGGACCGGGATGGGGACGCCAAGGTGCTTTCCGAACTCTGTTTTTTCAATGATTTGACCTCGGCGGATGTCCTTTGGGCCAACGACCGTACGGCCGAAAGCCTCACCGAGGGAACCGTGCTCGTCATTCCGAAGTCCAAAGGGGACATTCTGGCGGTCTGGCAGTCGGTACAGAGGAGAAAAAAGGACGTATCGGCTCCTTTGGTCTCCGTCAAGCTGCACGGCGTTCCTCTCCATGCCAGGCGCGGGGAGGGAATGCCCCCTCGCTCCGAGAGAAAGGATGCGTCCTCTATCGTCAAGCCGGAGGCATCCCCTCCTCCAAAACGGGAGTCGGCCGTCGAGATTACCGCCCCGGCTGTGCGCGGCGGTACGCCTCAGGAGAGGCTGAATGCGGAGAGGAAAGCACCCATTCCCCCATTCGAGCCTAAAGGGAAAACCGAAGGGCCCATGAGGATCGTTATATCGGGAGACCATGTCTCCTTGGTGAGACGGCCTCAGGCACTTGCGGACTTGCCTCGACCGTCCGCCTCGGTCGGCCTCCGGCGAGAGACGATCCTCGACGGTGTTCGTACCTCTCCCAGGCATCCGAAGGGCATCGGGCCCCTACCCCAAAAGATGCTTTGGCCCGTGGACGGGGCCGTCTCCTCGGGATTCGGAAAACGCGGCAGGCGCGCTCACCATTCGGGCATCGATATTCCCATGCCCAAGGGGACACCCATTCGGGCTGCGAAGGATGGCGTGATCAAACAAGTTGTCTCCGCCAAGTCACGGGGCTTCAGGGGATATGGAAATGTAGTGGTCATCGATCACGGCAATGGGCTTTCCACGTTGTACGCACATTGCCTGAAATACCAGGTCAAAAAGGGCCAGCGGGTACGCCAAGGGGAAACGATCGGCACCGTTGGACGTACCGGGCGAGCCACAACCAATCACGTCCATTTCGAGGTCCGGGTTCACGGTAAACCCGTCAACCCCATTCCCTATCTGCTTCCCAGACACTAGTTGAAGGGGCTGAGCCCGATCTCTTCCCGCCACGGCCCGTTCTCCCGGACAATCCCAGACTCCTCACTGAGCGTCCTCCACAGGCCGCGCGAGGCGCGTCACCAGGATCTGATCTATTTTGTAGTTGTCGATATCCATGACCTCGAACTTGTACCCGCCGTACACGATAAAATCGGTGCGGTGAGGGATTCGCCTCAGCATATACATGAGGAAGCCGCCGATTGTCTCGTAATTCTCCGACTCGGGGAAGGTCTCGATGTCGAACACGCGCATCACGTCGTCGATCGGGGTCGCTCCCTCCAGAAGCCAGGAGGATTCGTCTCGTTTGATGATCTGCTCCTCCTCGCCCACCAGGTTCCCCATCAGCATCAGCATGATGTCCTGGAGCGTGATGATCCCGACGACCAAAGCATATTCGTTGAGCACGACGGCCAGATTCTCGCCCCTGCCCTTGAACTGGTCCATGGCCTCGGCCAGGGTCAGAGTATCGGGGATGATAAGGGGCGGACGAATGTTGAATCCGGAGTCCAGCCGAAGGCTTTGTCCCTTCACGAAGCGTTCCAAAAGTTCTTTGGAGTCCACGCAGCCGACGATGTGATCGATGTCCTTGTCGCACACGATGTAGGTGGAATGCGGTGCCGAGGCAATTCGGTCCTTGATATGCGCTTCCTCCTCGTGGAGATCGAAATAGACGACATTCTCTCGAACGGTCATGGCGGAGGTCACGGTGCGTACATCAAGTTCGAAGACGTTGTCGATCAGGTCCTTTTCCTGCTTTCTCAGCAATCCAGCCATCGTTCCCGCCTCGACCATGGCGTAGAGGTCGTCCGATGTGATGTCGTCCCGGCGCGACTCGGGCAGTCTCAAGGCTTTGCAGATCGCGTTACTCAGGGCATTGAATACCCTTGCCAGGGGCCCGCAGACAAGGATAACCCGCCGCATGCCCTCGATCAGCCTCAGAGCTACGGCCTCGGGGACCGCCATGGCTATTCTTTTGGGGATAAGATCGGCGAACAGGACAAAGAAAAGAGTGACCCCCACAAAGGGAATCGCCGAGGCAACCTGTCCCCTGAGGCCGGGAGAGAGAAAATCCGGGAGCCTCTTCAGGATCATGGGCGCGAGAAAGGAATCCCCTACGATTCCCGCCAGAATGGCCACAGAGTTCAATCCGATCTGTACGGTGGTGAAGAACAGCCCCGGCTGTTCCTGAAAACCGATGATTCGAGCGGCTCGGGCATCACCGGCATTCGCGAGCGCATTCAATTTCATCCTGCGGGATGCCGCCAGGGAGATCTCGGAAAGAGAGAAGAAGGCACTGATCGCCGCTAGGGCGACGAGAATTAGAGAACCGTAAACCATCATCGAGGATTTCCTCCCGCTCAAAGCGTTCCAAAACAAAAACAGGAGCGTTTGGGAACTTTTTTCAATTATACCCCACTATGGCCCACACCTGCTTTTCCGAAGTCTGCGGGAGTTCCTCCGTGCGCTCTCTTCGAAAACAAGGTAGAATAATGCGTTCAAGATAGGAAACGCAAAGGAGACGAGGGAGTAAAGGTGACTGGCAAAATACGGCTTCTGGGGCGCACCGTGCTGTGGATCGCCTGCGTCGCAATCGCGGTCGGCTATCCTGGGTACAGATTTGCCCGAGGTTACATCGCTGGAACTTTGAACGAACAACTGCGTTCCGAAACGGCGAGCATTCGTCAGGCCCTGGAGACGGCCGTGCTTCAAAAGAGCGTTCTCCTCAAAAAGTTTGCCCTGGAGGCGGGGGGCTATTGCCGTTCCGGGGACAGGGCTGCCTGCATGAGCCTGCCGGAACGCTACGTCGCTGCCTACGCCCCTGCAAGGGGGTTGGGGCTCCATTTTCAGGAAGGCACCTTCAAGGATGGAAGCGGCCTTGCGGTTTACTCCTTTCGGGACGAGGGCCAGCCCTCAACGATCGAGGGGCCATCAGGCGACATGAAGACCTTTTCTCAGAAAAAAGAAGCGGATCAAGTGGCGTGGCTCCCGTTTCGTCTCCACCCTCTGACGGGGACTCCGACCATGACCGCAGTCTACCCCGTACTGACGGCGGATGGAAGATGGAGGGGAACTGCGACATGCGACATGGAGATATTCGAACTTCAAAAGCTCTTGACTGCACGAGGTTTGCCCGAATCTCTGACGGTGGACCTATTGGACGAAAAGGGGATCGTGTTGGCAAGCACCCGGCCCGCTGCCCTGATGCGTCCTGTGGGTCAGAACGCTTCTCAGAATTTCGCGAGGACGGTCACGACCGTGCTGTCGGAACCCGCCGGTGCGCTGAGCTACACCGAAGGAACGGTAACGATGCGTCTCTTCTTTGAATCCTTGCCGGGGACGGGCTGGCGAATTCTCATAAGAACCCCTGCCACAGAAGATCTTCGGAACGTAAAGTGGTTCTGGAAGAACGACCTTCGCATTTATTCCTGCTGCGGCTTTCACACCGTGAGACGAACCGAGGCGTCGAGGGGAAGCGAGGAGGCCGTTCCCCCCGATGCCCCAAGACCTCCTCGGTTCGACGTCCCTTTAAAAGGGCGACGTTTCGGCCCCTCCGCCCCCGACAGATGAAATCTTGAGGGCAAAGAACGCTAAGCCTCTATGGACAGGTCCTCTTCATTGTTCCTGGGAAAGGTCGAAGTCCAGGTACGGATGGGCAGGCCCCAGATCTTGATGAAACCGGCTGCCGCCGCATGGTCGAAGGCATCTCCCTCGGAGTAGGTCGCCAAATCGTGTTTGTAGATCGCCTTGTCGGCCTTCATGCCACGGACGACGGCCTGTCCTTTGAAGAGGCGGACCTTCACTGTACCGCTCACGTACTTTTGGGTCTCATCGATGAAGGCATCGATGCAGTCTTTGAGGGGAGAGAACCAATAGCCCTCGTAAGTCAGCTCGGCGAACCGCACCTCGAGTTCCCTTTTTGTGGTCAACACCCGCTTGTCCAGAGTTATGGTCTCGAGGGCCCTGTGGGCGTT
Coding sequences:
- a CDS encoding segregation and condensation protein A; translation: MEGSARRETFEVSIEGFSGPLDLLCHLVESRQMQASRIKVAHLVRIYGAYLARTRSASVETIAEFFFMVAGLLLEKTRSLLPDLSEETSPDDEDSGLDEEALLETLARYRPYREAARWLWDRREAELRRFRRIVEDSDVPAAGELEYDIGDLYILSRIWWGLFERYTRTHRQERSRLWEEADAVDWDGVPEALPEESQIQSRIEELEERLTQESVLSLRLLCGAAGSVKLLVVTLLALLEMCRMGKISIEQENLFSDVKILAKN
- a CDS encoding YicC/YloC family endoribonuclease, translated to MFLSMTGFGRATREFSWGAVTFELTSVNHRYQDFSVRLPRELASLESRMLSSLRSLVRRGKVRLSAEIAWNPGAKNPVLDEEALLFCFERIEALSKERGLEAPSGLTAFLSLPGICDTPRFAEGADLDPEVWDGLLKEAVLSLMEMKRSEGSKLLAVVEEDLRNFEGVTALLAERWKSSSAEALENLRTRIEKVTERFGLDLDESRVAQEVSLLSDRWDVTEELARLAAHISKFRQTANGNISEGRKLDFLIQEMNREVNTMGSKVGDAEFRWGVVEAKSCLERIREQIQNVE
- a CDS encoding pseudouridine synthase — protein: MRLNAFLAACGVASRRKAEAVILAGRVRVNGKIILAPYFAVDPERDDVRCDDRKLALSVPVYVAMNKPVGVVCAVTDKYDPVVVDLLPDRLRRERVYPAGRLDRESEGLLILTNDGMLVQSVLHPSKNIRKGYEALLNIEINERQLERWRGGFEIEGRHIRPIALSLMEREPRGRWIEIVIGEGLKREIRTMANLAGFSVKTLIRRSIGAMFLRNLRAGEFIELSFSELYTKIFEGGAV
- the cmk gene encoding (d)CMP kinase gives rise to the protein MAWVLTIDGPAGAGKSSVARRLARRLNVRYLDTGAIYRALALSLDRRGVAPAETEELRRALRTISVELRGERVLVNGEDVSDAIRTPHVDGIVSAYSALGCLREALLDLQRDQERYGPLVAEGRDVGSVVFPEAPLKFFMTASPEARARRRYLELQRRGEAVSFEDILSRIRERDRIDSSREIAPLRCPEGAVLVDTSDMTEDEVLEHLERHVRDVLERKRGAP
- a CDS encoding HDOD domain-containing protein gives rise to the protein MSEIDERSRELIKTRIINKMKEIKSFPQFVVETLRKLNDPTSSASDVAQSLSRDEGLVLRILKLANSAAYGMTRNISNISEAISLLGYKNVSNIVLAATVYSVMDKGLSGYALDRGELWRHSLTVAYASRYIAQTTGKVPPEEAYVGGLLHDIGKVVLNDYVRFGYGIIVKMVEEEQLPFTEAEFRVLGFDHAMVGAILVERWDLPEGYQHAVAYHHKPNELPEEHAQYQPLLDVVSVANAMCLMLGIGLGADGLQTYMFPEPLERLGVSNFESLMSDLVDFAGKAAQEMADMRGL
- the scpB gene encoding SMC-Scp complex subunit ScpB, with amino-acid sequence MLAAQIEALLFLASSPVPEGEMRTVLGVSAGEVSSALSELSDHLGNSHGLVVRSVAGGWVLETNPHFAEVLALFRDSARKGRVRLSRAAVETLAVIAYNQPVTRAEVEELRGVRSERVIETLLSHGLIRIAGRKKASGSPLLYRTTPRFLEIFGLEAIADLPSLEELGELGADPLDDLTGSGEESSSEPAEYGEMTDAP
- a CDS encoding lysophospholipid acyltransferase family protein, with the protein product MRPNPWFYWLVRNTFRIALRIYNRCSVNWIEELDPDDRMIVACNHASNLDPVVIGAFFPRRLRYFAKEELFRSWFLGSAIRALGAVPVSRADNASAAGALKGFMKLYREGSDVLIFPEGGRSLDGQLQPLEGGVALIAMRERAPILPTYIRGSFDAMPPGLHFIRPAKITVTFGRPLRFPPEVYGSRDGRTVIMEELTAAMRSLESSAP
- the hflX gene encoding GTPase HflX, whose protein sequence is MVGLSLPDREDSPEVLLEELRLLLASLGIESVGSVMQRRDKPDPACLIGRGKAEDVRLFCLARGARYVVVDERLSPIQKSNLEKLTGATVWDRPFVIMKIFERRAVTAEARLQVELALTRYEIPHLKGLGLQMSRTGAGIGTRGPGETEFERHRRRLERRVREITRKLENVRRQRRLVRDRRRKRGIPTISLVGYTNSGKSTLLRTLSGDVSILAEDRLFSTLDTSVRRIVLPGGGAVLFSDTVGFIRNLPPALVAAFRATLEEVREAELLLMLLDASDPEAMATYEVIVDTLTDIGCEAIPRILVLNKLDAVSPEDAESLALWLRAKGEDVAGVSALHGEGLRELLKSVERMLASRNEWFTRPASFDALTFPER